One genomic window of Salvia miltiorrhiza cultivar Shanhuang (shh) chromosome 4, IMPLAD_Smil_shh, whole genome shotgun sequence includes the following:
- the LOC131023172 gene encoding uncharacterized protein LOC131023172 produces the protein MNFLVWNVRGFSDESKSLLKEHCRSFLPLLVGIIEPKKSLQKVRQSYWRSINLVPHHQNCRQPRRPNIWLLTNPDVQTTILLSSDQVIIADCVWQTYFFRVTIVHGANDHVSRRALWTVFIGDFNAVKGAHERRSLAAPLRSSCSEFCDFIEASDMIESPSSGIRFTWSGRILLPRHVESRLDRAFFSPGFANLWASINTHALPRLTSDHSPLIFQCSDEMSKGRRFKFLNMWTSHPNFLDRVASSWDAATDVRCPIFKIMFKLRRLRNDLRAWNKDVFGQVDMQINSEQVSLLDVQNRISDQGYTDILFEEEVSHQARLSSFLSRKNSLLQQKSRAHWLSDGDRNTSFFHRAIRFRKQSHRIEHLKIADVVSYDRGNIQQHIIDFFSSLFKDESPSNVNWDMLEGIIDQFVSGDQNGKLTHIPDDEEIMAAVFSLDANSSPGPDGFSGKFFQSCWTIIRLDILSAVRAFFLNSYLPAGCNASILILIPKKDVVETVADLRPIILSNFFFKIISKILASRLGEVAAVGVSPNQFGFIGGRSIHDCIMLGSEGFSCMNRTGKRSNMACKVDIRKAFDTMRWDFILNVLRVNGFHGKFIEWISIIFSSARISILYNGQLSGYFACSRGVRQGDPLSPILFGIAEDVLSHLFLICVNSRHITSMAFSRKASFPTHLLYADDILIFCKASMKNARKIKEILDFYGDISGQICNPAKSHVFFGRGVSSMVKNRVISELGFAMGSLPVTYLGVPIFSGRMRASYLIGIYDKIVNKFSSWKGLHLSMAGRICLVRSVIQSSVTHSMMIYRWPKSLIYKLDRKCRNFIWSGHVDKKPSCPVSWSRVCASRSEGGLGVRSFSAMNRSFLMKMAWKLVQGRDFAPSIMATRYLSNFGYAKMFLASSPFWTGVREHVNSLVMNSYSYIGTGEHIYFWHDEWLGYKLADKLHIPPFMRDFLQQAVSDYFYDGVWHFTPDFIIQFPDIVVDILLLPIGEESDTRFWKPSVSGEVSASLAYVSQSPHFPKVLWGTWIWERFIPDRRSLITWRILHLKMPTLDGLIKRGMHGPNRCVMCGLAEESIDHLFWNCNVIRQTWGVFFDWFSKSHILDCLDIHSMLAAAWNTDFSPLVRYYWKAGVINFIWKIWDSRNQVTFNDASFHPNLILGFLKVAFKEMDSNFPKLGRSHNSWQDYLTLRRIGVSMRAVPPPLMIEVHWWPPAGQWIKVNTDGSALGKPGSIAAGGVFRDNWGAVRGCFHFKGGSGFAFEAQLFAIIHAVRIANSRGWHWLWIEADSSYVVQLLHSRSLKVPWRFLSLWKQTLNWLSNFRLQISHIFREGNNVADIMANHARIEGWWPFAIEDIKIAVSLDMATHSRVRMKN, from the coding sequence ATGAATTTTTTGGTTTGGAATGTCCGAGGCTTTTCGGACGAGTCTAAATCTCTTCTTAAGGAGCATTGTCGTTCCTTTTTGCCTTTACTTGTTGGCATTATTGAGCCAAAGAAAAGCCTTCAGAAAGTTCGCCAGAGCTATTGGAGATCGATTAATTTGGTGCCTCATCATCAAAATTGTCGACAGCCTCGGAGACCGAACATCTGGTTGCTCACTAATCCGGATGTTCAGACCACGATTCTGCTATCCTCGGATCAAGTCATTATTGCTGATTGTGTTTGGCAAACATACTTTTTTAGAGTTACTATTGTGCATGGTGCGAATGACCACGTTTCTCGACGTGCCTTGTGGACGGTGTTTATTGGCGACTTCAACGCCGTTAAGGGGGCCCATGAGCGACGTAGTTTGGCGGCGCCTTTGAGAAGTTCTTGCAGCGAGTTTTGCGACTTCATCGAGGCTTCGGATATGATTGAATCTCCTTCTTCTGGCATTCGGTTTACATGGTCTGGTCGGATTTTACTTCCTCGGCATGTGGAGTCTAGATTGGACAGGGCATTTTTTTCTCCTGGTTTTGCGAATTTGTGGGCTTCGATTAACACACATGCGCTCCCAAGGCTTACCTCTGATCACTCTCCCTTGATTTTCCAATGCAGCGATGAGATGAGTAAGGGGAGACGTTTCAAATTCTTGAATATGTGGACTTCTCACCCTAACTTTCTTGACCGAGTGGCGTCTTCTTGGGATGCTGCGACTGACGTTCGTTGtcctatttttaaaatcatgttCAAGCTCCGTCGTCTCAGAAATGACCTCAGGGCTTGGAATAAAGATGTTTTTGGGCAGGTGGATATGCAGATTAATTCGGAGCAAGTCTCGTTGCTCGACGTGCAGAACAGGATTTCTGACCAGGGTTACACGGACATTCTTTTTGAGGAGGAGGTCAGTCATCAAGCTCGGTTGTCTTCTTTCCTTTCCAGGAAGAACAGTCTTTTGCAACAAAAAAGTCGCGCGCACTGGCTTTCTGACGGAGACCGTAATACTTCTTTTTTCCATCGTGCTATTCGATTTCGAAAGCAAAGCCACAGGATTGAGCACTTGAAGATTGCCGATGTTGTCTCGTATGATAGGGGGAATATTCAGCAGCATATTATTGATTTCTTTTCATCTCTTTTTAAAGACGAAAGTCCCAGTAATGTGAATTGGGATATGCTGGAAGGTATTATTGATCAATTTGTCTCTGGGGATCAGAATGGGAAGCTCACGCATATACCTGATGATGAGGAGATTATGGCTGCGGTTTTTAGCTTGGATGCGAATAGCTCGCCAGGTCCGGATGGGTTTTCAGGGAAGTTTTTTCAGAGCTGTTGGACCATTATACGACTGGATATTCTTTCTGCGGTGCGTGCTTTCTTCCTTAATTCTTATCTGCCTGCAGGCTGCAATGCTAGCATCTTAATTTTGATCCCAAAAAAGGATGTGGTGGAGACGGTGGCTGATTTGAGACCTATCATTCTCTcaaatttcttctttaaaattatttccaaaatccTCGCTTCTAGATTGGGGGAAGTGGCGGCTGTTGGGGTGTCGCCAAACCAATTTGGGTTTATTGGAGGTCGTTCGATTCATGACTGCATCATGCTTGGCTCTGAAGGTTTTAGCTGCATGAATCGCACGGGCAAACGCTCGAATATGGCGTGCAAAGTGGATATTCGCAAAGCATTTGATACTATGCGCTGGGACTTTATTCTGAACGTGCTCAGGGTTAACGGTTTCCATGGAAAGTTCATTGAATGGATTTCCATTATCTTCAGTTCTGCCCGGATTTCCATTCTTTACAACGGGCAGTTGAGTGGCTACTTCGCTTGTTCCAGGGGAGTTAGGCAGGGTGATCCTCTCTCTCCTATTCTTTTTGGAATTGCTGAGGATGTTTTGAGTCACTTATTTCTCATTTGTGTGAATTCTCGTCACATTACTTCTATGGCTTTCAGCAGAAAGGCCTCTTTTCCTACTCATTTGCTTTATGCTGATGACATTTTGATTTTCTGTAAGGCGTCGATGAAAAACGCTcgcaaaatcaaagaaatcttgGATTTCTATGGTGATATTTCGGGACAAATTTGTAACCCTGCCAAGTCTCACGTTTTCTTCGGGAGGGGCGTTTCTTCCATGGTGAAGAATCGTGTGATTAGTGAGCTTGGCTTTGCGATGGGATCTTTGCCGGTTACCTATTTGGGAGTTCCGATTTTCTCTGGTCGCATGCGTGCTTCTTACTTGATTGGTATTTATGATAAGATTGTCAATAAGTTTTCAAGTTGGAAGGGGCTACACTTATCTATGGCTGGCAGAATTTGCTTGGTTCGTTCTGTGATTCAAAGTTCGGTAACGCACTCTATGATGATATATAGATGGCCTAAATCCCTCATCTATAAACTGGATAGGAAGTGCCGCAACTTTATTTGGTCGGGACATGTGGACAAAAAGCCTTCGTGCCCGGTGAGCTGGTCTAGGGTTTGCGCTTCTCGGTCGGAGGGTGGCCTCGGGGTTAGGTCTTTCTCGGCTATGAATAGAAGCTTCTTGATGAAGATGGCCTGGAAGCTTGTGCAAGGGCGAGACTTCGCCCCTTCGATCATGGCGACTCGCTACTTGTCGAATTTTGGCTATGCCAAGATGTTCTTGGCTTCTTCGCCATTCTGGACTGGCGTGAGGGAGCATGTCAACTCATTGGTGATGAATTCTTATTCCTATATTGGCACTGGagaacacatttatttctgGCATGACGAATGGCTGGGTTACAAGTTGGCGGACAAGCTTCATATTCCGCCTTTTATGAGAGACTTTCTGCAGCAAGCTGTGAGTGATTACTTCtatgatggtgtttggcatttcacTCCGGATTTTATTATTCAGTTTCCTGATATTGTGGTGGATATTCTGTTGCTTCCAATTGGGGAAGAGAGTGACACTCGCTTCTGGAAACCTTCTGTTAGTGGAGAGGTTTCGGCCTCTCTTGCCTATGTTTCGCAGTCTCCGCATTTTCCCAAAGTTCTTTGGGGAACTTGGATTTGGGAGCGTTTTATTCCTGACAGAAGATCTCTTATCACATGGCGGATTCTGCATTTGAAGATGCCGACTCTGGATGGTCTAATCAAAAGGGGCATGCATGGCCCCAACAGATGTGTGATGTGTGGGTTAGCTGAGGAGTCTATTGACCACTTGTTCTGGAATTGCAATGTTATTCGGCAGACTTGGGgggttttctttgattggttttccAAGTCGCACATTCTGGACTGCTTGGATATTCATAGCATGTTGGCTGCTGCATGGAACACGGATTTCAGTCCGTTGGTTCGGTACTACTGGAAAGCTGGggtcattaattttatttggaaaattTGGGATTCCCGCAATCAAGTGACTTTTAATGACGCCAGTTTCCACCCAAATTTAATTCTTGGGTTCCTGAAAGTTGCGTTTAAGGAGATGGATTCAAATTTCCCTAAGCTTGGGCGTTCTCATAACTCTTGGCAGGATTATTTGACGCTTAGGCGAATTGGGGTTTCGATGCGCGCTGTTCCGCCCCCTTTGATGATtgaggttcactggtggccaCCGGCAGGGCAGTGGATAAAAGTAAATACGGACGGTTCGGCGCTCGGGAAACCTGGAAGCATTGCCGCGGGCGGTGTATTCCGTGATAACTGGGGTGCGGTTCGCGGTTGTTTTCACTTTAAAGGGGGTTCGGGGTTCGCTTTTGAAGCGCAGCTTTTCGCAATCATTCATGCCGTTCGAATTGCGAATTCTCGTGGGTGGCActggctttggattgaagcaGACTCGTCTTATGTTGTCCAGCTTCTGCATTCTCGTTCTCTGAAAGTTCCTTGGCGTTTTCTTTCGCTATGGAAACAGACTTTAAATTGGCTTTCAAATTTTCGACTTCAGATTTCGCATATTTTTAGAGAAGGAAATAATGTggcggatattatggctaatcatGCCCGGATCGAAGGGTGGTGGCCCTTTGCTATTGAGGATATTAAGATTGCGGTGTCTTTAGATATGGCTACTCATAGTCGCGTTCGTATGAAGAATTGA